From one Lolium rigidum isolate FL_2022 chromosome 4, APGP_CSIRO_Lrig_0.1, whole genome shotgun sequence genomic stretch:
- the LOC124649345 gene encoding low temperature-induced protein lt101.2-like, with protein MGSETFLEILLAILLPPLGVFLRFGIGVEFWICLLLTLLGYIPGIIYAVFVLVA; from the exons ATGGGTTCGGAGACGTTTCTGGAGATCCTGCTGGCCATCCTGCTGCCACCGCTCGGCGTCTTCCTCCGCTTCGGCATCGGC GTGGAGTTCTGGATCTGCCTGCTGCTCACCCTGCTCGGCTACATCCCCGGCATCATCTACGCCGTCTTCGTCCTGGTTGCATAG